In a single window of the Raphanus sativus cultivar WK10039 chromosome 9, ASM80110v3, whole genome shotgun sequence genome:
- the LOC108826014 gene encoding sodium/hydrogen exchanger 4: MGIGLTEFLSIELATEHPSVIPISVFIAILCLCMVIGHLLEENRWVNESITAIIVGAASGTVILLISKGKSSHILVFDEELFFVYLLPPIIFNAGFQVKKKKFFHNFLTIMSFGVIGVFISTTIISFGTWWVFPKLGFEGLTARDYLAIGTIFSSTDTVCTLQILHQDETPLLYSLVFGEGVVNDATSVVLFNAVQKIHFDSINGLTALRVFGNFLYLFFTSTILGIGVGLVTSFVLKTLYFGRHSTTRELAIMVLMAYLSYMLAELFSLSGILTVFFCGVLMSHYASYNVTESSRITSRHVFAMLSFIAETFIFLYVGTDALDFTKWKTSSLSVAGTLEVSSVITALILLGRAAFVFPLSVFTNFMNRNTQRSESITFKHQVIIWWAGLMRGAVSIALAFKQFTYSGVTTDPLDAAMVTNTIVVVLFTTLVFGFFTKPLVNYLLPHDESHNTGKRSAPGSPKEDATLPLLSFDESTSTNLSRAKDSLSLLIEQPVYTIHRYWRKFDDTYMRPVFGGPRPVNQPEC, translated from the exons ATGGGTATTGGGTTAACGGAGTTTCTATCGATAGAACTAGCCACTGAGCATCCTTCGGTGATACCAATCTCTGTGTTCATCGCCATCCTCTGTCTATGTATGGTTATTGGACACTTACTTGAAGAGAACCGATGGGTCAACGAATCAATTACAGCCATTATAGTT GGAGCTGCGTCAGGAACAGTTATATTACTTATTAGTAAAGGAAAGAGTTCTCACATTCTTGTGTTTGATGAAGAGCTTTTCTTCGTTTACCTTCTTCCACCAATCATTTTCAATGCCGG ATTCCAAGTCAAGAAAAAGAAGTTCTTTCACAACTTTTTAACCATCATGTCGTTTGGTGTGATTGGTGTTTTCATCTCCACTACCATCATTTCGTTTGGCACTTGGTGGGTGTTTCCCAAGTTGGGATTCGAGGGATTGACTGCTCGAGACTATCTTG CCATTGGAACGATCTTCTCCTCAACTGATACTGTTTGCACTCTACag ATTCTCCATCAAGATGAGACTCCATTGCTATACAGCTTAGTCTTTGGAGAAGGAGTGGTGAATGATGCAACCTCAGTAGTGCTCTTCAACGCCGTTCAAAAGATTCACTTCGATAGCATCAACGGTTTGACGGCTCTGCGAGTATTTGGAAACTTTTTGTACCTCTTCTTCACAAGCACTATCCTAGGGATTGGT GTGGGACTAGTAACGTCTTTTGTCCTTAAAACCCTGTACTTTGGAAG ACACTCAACTACACGCGAACTCGCGATCATGGTCCTAATGGCTTACCTTTCGTATATGTTGGCTGAG CTCTTCTCGTTAAGTGGGATTCTCACTGTTTTCTTCTGTGGGGTTTTGATGTCGCATTATGCATCATATAACGTGACAGAGAGTTCAAGAATCACTTCCAG GCACGTATTTGCGATGCTTTCCTTTATTGCGGAGACATTTATATTTCTCTATGTTGGAACAGATGCTCTTGATTTCACCAAGTGGAAGACAAGCAGCTTAAG CGTTGCGGGTACTTTGGAAGTCTCCAGTGTCATAACCGCATTAATATTGCTCGGACGAGCCGCTTTTGTTTTTCCACTCTCTGTCTTTACTAATTTCATGAATAGAAACACTCAAAGAAGCGAGTCTATCACATTCAAGCACCAG GTGATTATTTGGTGGGCGGGGCTAATGCGAGGTGCTGTCTCAATTGCTCTTGCTTTCAAGCAG TTCACATACTCGGGTGTTACAACGGATCCTCTAGATGCTGCCATGGTCACCAACACCATCGTCGTTGTCCTCTTTACTACACTG GTCTTTGGTTTCTTTACAAAGCCACTTGTGAactatcttcttcctcacgaCGAAAGTCACAACACCGGTAAGCGGAGTGCGCCAGGATCCCCTAAGGAAGATGCGACGCTTCCTCTGCTCTCCTTTGACGAGTCAACTTCCACTAACTTAAGCAGAGCTAAAGATAGTCTCTCTCTTCTGATCGAACAACCTGTTTACACCATCCACCGCTACTGGAGAAAGTTTGATGATACATACATGAGGCCTGTCTTCGGTGGACCTCGTCCAGTAAATCAACCAGAATGCTAG
- the LOC108826013 gene encoding LOW QUALITY PROTEIN: putative lipid-transfer protein DIR1 (The sequence of the model RefSeq protein was modified relative to this genomic sequence to represent the inferred CDS: deleted 2 bases in 1 codon) encodes MDKNNTRTIVRLAALVIVFVALVLMEEPTSIPVCNINANTLEKCRPAVTGNNPPPPGIECCIILQAADLECVCKFKSHIPILATKSSKVHDLLRKCAINTIPPACQALKN; translated from the exons ATGGATAAGAACAATACCAGAACCATTGTA AGGCTAGCAGCTCTGGTGATTGTTTTCGTTGCCCTGGTTTTAATGGAAGAACCTACAAGTATTCCCGTATGTAACATCAACGCAAACACATTGGAGAAATGCCGTCCAGCAGTCACAGGAAACAACCCTCCGCCTCCAGGTATTGAATGCTGCATAATCCTCCAAGCTGCTGATCTCGAATGTGTCTGCAAGTTCAAATCTCATATCCCCATTTTAGCGACCAAATCATCTAAAGTCCATGATCTTCTGAGGAAATGTGCCATTAATACAATTCCTCCTGCATgccaag CTTTAAAGAATTGA